Proteins encoded in a region of the Pyxidicoccus trucidator genome:
- a CDS encoding DUF1428 domain-containing protein, whose translation MSYIDGFVIAVPTANKEKFIAHARKNDPVFIEYGALRVLECWGDDVPSGKLTDFRRAVQAKDDETVVFSWIEWPDKATRDAGMEKMMKDPRMSPEQNPMPFDGARMIYGGFAPVVVLDK comes from the coding sequence ATGTCCTACATCGATGGTTTCGTCATCGCCGTGCCGACCGCGAACAAGGAGAAGTTCATCGCACATGCCCGCAAGAACGACCCCGTCTTCATCGAGTACGGTGCCCTCCGCGTGCTGGAGTGCTGGGGAGACGACGTGCCGAGCGGCAAGCTCACCGACTTCCGCAGGGCCGTGCAGGCCAAGGACGATGAGACAGTGGTCTTCTCGTGGATTGAATGGCCCGACAAGGCCACGCGCGACGCTGGCATGGAGAAGATGATGAAGGACCCAAGGATGAGCCCCGAGCAGAACCCGATGCCCTTCGACGGCGCGCGGATGATCTACGGCGGCTTCGCGCCGGTGGTGGTGCTGGACAAGTAA
- a CDS encoding AraC family transcriptional regulator has product MSLVRGYAVIDDELRIDGMRVIEVRHAPALVLPTHAHDTAKIGVLLAGGGSERAGLELESHTPLALFTRRPYRSHETQYHAQGARLLFVQLDPDDRRARAAIDPPRLGLATALELGRLLVRAFGEPRSCRARLVRDAANTILRTLDEMPRPRPPAWLEEARELLVANMARPPTLSELGRVVGAHPVHLAQSFRAHWGMTTRHYLRAHRVFRALELIDRGVGLAEMAAAVGFADQSHMTRAIRLERGAPPGALRRQAPT; this is encoded by the coding sequence ATGAGCCTTGTCAGGGGCTACGCTGTCATCGACGACGAGCTGCGAATCGACGGGATGCGCGTCATCGAGGTGCGTCACGCGCCCGCGCTCGTCTTGCCCACGCACGCGCACGACACGGCGAAAATCGGCGTCTTGCTGGCAGGCGGGGGCAGTGAACGGGCCGGGCTCGAGCTCGAGAGCCACACGCCGCTCGCCCTCTTCACGCGTCGACCCTATCGCTCTCACGAAACCCAATACCATGCGCAGGGCGCTCGCTTGCTGTTCGTCCAGTTGGACCCCGACGACCGCCGGGCGCGCGCCGCGATCGACCCGCCCCGCCTCGGTCTCGCTACCGCCCTCGAGCTCGGACGGCTCCTGGTTCGGGCGTTCGGCGAGCCCCGCTCGTGCCGGGCCCGTCTCGTACGCGATGCGGCCAACACGATTCTGCGCACGCTCGATGAAATGCCCCGACCGCGCCCGCCAGCCTGGCTCGAAGAGGCCCGCGAGCTCCTCGTGGCGAACATGGCCCGGCCGCCAACGCTGAGCGAGCTCGGGCGCGTCGTCGGCGCGCACCCCGTGCACCTCGCGCAATCGTTTCGCGCCCACTGGGGCATGACGACGCGCCACTATTTGCGCGCCCATCGCGTGTTTCGCGCGCTGGAGCTCATCGACCGCGGGGTCGGGCTCGCCGAAATGGCGGCGGCGGTCGGCTTCGCCGATCAGAGTCATATGACGAGGGCCATTCGCCTCGAGCGGGGCGCCCCGCCGGGAGCGCTGCGACGGCAAGCGCCGACGTGA
- a CDS encoding DUF3418 domain-containing protein: MRDQEAAQELRWAFEELRVAIFAPEMTTPVSVTVAKVGAALAALR; encoded by the coding sequence GTGCGTGACCAGGAGGCGGCGCAGGAGCTGCGGTGGGCCTTCGAGGAACTCCGCGTGGCCATCTTCGCGCCGGAGATGACGACGCCCGTGTCGGTGACGGTGGCGAAGGTCGGCGCGGCCCTCGCGGCGCTGCGCTAG
- a CDS encoding M3 family metallopeptidase: protein MEENRRELAAILRTKDAPTFENTIAALEDAGRTFNRVYEVYNAWSNVMNTPDFQQVERAMGPRLAAFWDEQSQDLALFQRVQAVHDSPEMARLTPAQRRLVQYYYRDFARSGAKLDAPGRKRVAELNQRLAALYTSFKQNVLADEANAVIIDNEADLAGLPEALRKAGATEAEARGLKGRWVVSNTRSAVADFLTYLDNRALREKVWRNYDSRGDHGDAHDNNAIASEILALRAEQARLLGYPTYAHRQLEGTMVATPERALKLLMDTWAPSVAQVRADVAAMRALAGRSGLTEDIAPWDYRYFAEKVRKAKYDFDDNEVKPYLQLEKLREGMFWVAGEMFGYTFAPAVGVPVYHPDVRVFEVKDGASGRHVGLLYFDPYARQGKYNGGQTDPYRIQERFRGEVTPIVSNSMPFVKPGSGEVALVGWRDAQTLFHEFGHALHVLSSNVSHPSLSGGRVVGDYAEFPGELLERWVSTPEVLGRFAVHHKTGQPMPPALLAKIQKAATFNQGFYLVDYLTSALVEMKLHLAKEQPLDPDAFERDTLHQLGAPAEVGMRFRMPHFGHVFTSNAYAAGYYTYLWAEVLAADAFEVFRQARRLHDPKLAARLRQHVFSVGNTVDPFEGYRAFRGRDATSEALMRERGIR from the coding sequence ATGGAGGAGAACCGGCGCGAGCTCGCCGCCATCCTCCGCACGAAGGATGCCCCCACGTTCGAGAATACCATCGCCGCGCTGGAGGACGCGGGCCGGACGTTCAACCGCGTCTACGAGGTCTACAACGCCTGGTCCAATGTGATGAACACGCCCGACTTCCAGCAGGTCGAGCGCGCCATGGGGCCCCGGCTGGCGGCCTTCTGGGACGAGCAGTCCCAGGACCTCGCCCTCTTCCAGCGCGTCCAGGCCGTCCATGACTCGCCCGAGATGGCGCGGCTGACGCCTGCGCAGCGGCGCCTCGTCCAGTATTACTACCGGGACTTCGCCCGCTCCGGCGCGAAGCTCGACGCCCCGGGCCGCAAGCGCGTCGCCGAACTCAACCAGCGACTCGCCGCCCTCTACACGTCCTTCAAGCAGAACGTGCTCGCCGACGAGGCGAACGCGGTGATCATCGACAACGAGGCGGACCTCGCGGGACTGCCGGAGGCGCTGCGCAAGGCAGGGGCGACCGAAGCCGAGGCACGCGGCCTGAAGGGCCGGTGGGTGGTGTCCAATACCCGCTCGGCCGTGGCGGACTTCCTCACGTACCTGGACAACAGGGCGCTGCGGGAGAAGGTGTGGCGCAACTACGACAGCCGGGGCGACCACGGCGACGCGCACGACAACAACGCCATCGCCAGCGAAATCCTCGCCCTGCGCGCCGAGCAGGCCCGGCTGCTGGGCTACCCCACGTACGCGCACCGGCAGCTCGAGGGGACCATGGTGGCCACGCCCGAGCGCGCCCTGAAGCTACTGATGGACACCTGGGCCCCTTCCGTCGCCCAGGTGCGCGCGGACGTCGCCGCGATGCGGGCGCTGGCCGGGCGCTCCGGACTGACGGAGGACATCGCCCCGTGGGACTACCGCTACTTCGCGGAGAAGGTGCGCAAGGCGAAGTACGACTTCGACGACAACGAGGTGAAGCCCTACCTCCAGCTCGAGAAGCTGAGGGAGGGCATGTTCTGGGTGGCCGGCGAGATGTTCGGCTACACCTTCGCCCCCGCGGTCGGCGTGCCCGTCTACCACCCGGACGTGCGCGTCTTCGAGGTGAAGGACGGCGCCAGCGGGCGTCACGTGGGGCTGCTGTACTTCGACCCCTATGCGCGCCAGGGCAAGTACAACGGCGGCCAGACCGACCCGTACCGCATCCAGGAGCGGTTCCGGGGAGAAGTCACCCCCATCGTGTCGAACAGCATGCCCTTCGTGAAGCCAGGGTCCGGCGAGGTCGCCCTGGTCGGCTGGCGCGATGCGCAGACGCTCTTCCACGAGTTCGGCCATGCGCTGCACGTGCTGAGCTCCAACGTGTCCCATCCCTCCCTGAGCGGCGGCCGCGTGGTGGGCGACTACGCGGAGTTTCCGGGCGAGCTGCTGGAGCGCTGGGTGTCAACGCCCGAGGTGCTGGGGCGCTTCGCGGTGCACCACAAGACGGGCCAGCCGATGCCGCCGGCCCTGCTGGCGAAAATCCAGAAGGCCGCGACGTTCAACCAGGGCTTCTACCTGGTGGACTACCTCACCTCCGCGCTGGTGGAGATGAAGCTGCACCTGGCGAAGGAGCAGCCCCTGGACCCGGACGCGTTCGAGCGCGACACGCTCCACCAGCTCGGGGCCCCGGCGGAGGTCGGCATGCGCTTCCGGATGCCGCACTTCGGCCATGTCTTCACGAGCAACGCGTACGCCGCCGGCTACTACACGTACCTCTGGGCAGAGGTGCTGGCCGCCGACGCGTTCGAGGTCTTCAGGCAGGCCCGGCGGCTGCACGACCCCAAGCTGGCGGCGCGGCTGCGGCAGCACGTGTTCTCCGTGGGCAACACCGTGGACCCGTTCGAGGGCTACCGCGCGTTCCGCGGCCGGGACGCCACCAGCGAGGCCCTGATGCGCGAGCGCGGCATCCGCTAG
- a CDS encoding ArsR/SmtB family transcription factor: protein MVQYSGAGLDASFAALSDATRRGVLEQLGRAEASITDLAEKFNMTLTGMKKHVGVLERAGLVSTEKVGRVRTCKIGPRRLEEEMAWLERYRQLWDARFDELDKVVEELKRKEQVDGRKKRE from the coding sequence ATGGTTCAGTATTCAGGTGCCGGCCTCGATGCTTCGTTCGCCGCGCTCTCCGACGCCACCCGACGCGGTGTTCTGGAGCAGCTCGGGCGTGCGGAGGCCTCGATCACGGACCTCGCCGAGAAGTTCAACATGACCCTCACGGGCATGAAGAAGCACGTCGGTGTCCTGGAGCGGGCCGGGCTCGTGAGCACGGAGAAGGTCGGGCGCGTGCGGACCTGCAAGATCGGCCCGCGCCGACTGGAGGAAGAGATGGCATGGCTCGAGAGGTACCGCCAGCTCTGGGACGCACGCTTCGACGAGTTGGACAAGGTTGTCGAGGAGTTGAAACGGAAGGAGCAGGTCGATGGACGCAAGAAGAGAGAGTGA
- a CDS encoding GNAT family N-acetyltransferase, giving the protein MTGRGADVVLRDVTEADLSVFFEQQLDADANRMAAFTSRDPADRGAFMAHWARILGDAGIIKKTILVEGQVAGHVSSFEMLGHREVTYWLGRSFWGQGLATRALSALLEHEKVRPLHARAAKDNLGSLRVLEKCGFVITGEDKGFANARGAETEEFILVLRE; this is encoded by the coding sequence ATGACCGGACGTGGCGCGGACGTCGTGCTGAGGGATGTGACTGAAGCCGACCTGTCCGTCTTCTTCGAGCAGCAGCTCGACGCGGACGCGAATCGGATGGCGGCATTCACGTCGAGGGACCCGGCGGACCGGGGCGCCTTCATGGCCCACTGGGCCCGCATCCTGGGGGACGCGGGCATCATCAAGAAGACCATCCTCGTCGAGGGGCAGGTGGCGGGCCACGTCTCGAGCTTCGAGATGCTCGGCCACAGGGAGGTCACCTACTGGCTGGGGCGGAGCTTCTGGGGCCAGGGGCTCGCCACCCGGGCGCTCTCCGCGCTGCTGGAGCACGAGAAGGTGCGCCCGCTGCATGCGCGCGCCGCGAAGGATAACCTCGGCTCTCTCCGCGTCCTGGAGAAGTGCGGCTTCGTCATCACCGGCGAGGACAAGGGCTTCGCCAACGCACGCGGCGCGGAGACCGAGGAGTTCATCCTCGTCCTCCGCGAGTAG
- the htpX gene encoding protease HtpX, which produces MKWNFARCITLFLLTNLAVVATLGSIAWLLDVEGFLARKGVHGPVLYLLLIVSAVNGFVGALFTLMLSKTLAKWLSGAKVIETPRTETEQWLKETVRRLASDAGIGTPDVAVFDSPDMNAFATGARRNSALVAVSSGLLQDMPRDEVEAVLAHEVAHVANGDMVTQTLLVGVLNTTVNFIANVVHFVTRGGSNRSDDSEERSTGASSFVTQLLLHVVLGLAPSLLVAWFSRQREFRADEGGAQLVSPQAMARALDRLRTQEGKPSLLPSTLQSFGIHGGRGLLALFASHPPLEVRIQRLVDAANSPSLSLN; this is translated from the coding sequence ATGAAATGGAACTTCGCCAGATGCATCACCTTGTTCCTTCTCACCAACCTGGCTGTGGTGGCCACCCTCGGCAGCATCGCGTGGCTGTTGGACGTGGAGGGCTTCCTGGCCCGCAAGGGTGTGCACGGCCCTGTCTTGTACCTGCTGCTCATCGTTTCGGCAGTGAATGGATTCGTCGGCGCCCTCTTCACGCTGATGCTCTCGAAGACGCTGGCGAAGTGGCTCTCCGGAGCGAAGGTCATCGAGACGCCGCGCACCGAGACCGAGCAGTGGCTGAAGGAGACGGTGCGTCGGCTGGCGAGTGATGCCGGCATCGGGACGCCCGACGTGGCCGTTTTTGACAGCCCGGACATGAACGCCTTTGCTACCGGGGCCCGTCGGAACAGTGCACTAGTGGCCGTGTCCAGCGGTCTGCTCCAGGACATGCCGCGGGACGAGGTGGAGGCGGTGTTGGCTCACGAGGTGGCTCACGTGGCCAACGGAGACATGGTGACCCAGACCCTGCTGGTGGGGGTGCTCAACACCACCGTCAACTTCATCGCCAACGTCGTGCACTTCGTCACGCGCGGTGGCTCCAACCGTTCGGACGACAGCGAGGAGCGCAGCACGGGAGCGAGCTCCTTCGTGACCCAGCTGTTGCTCCATGTCGTGCTCGGCCTCGCCCCCAGTCTCCTCGTTGCCTGGTTCAGTCGGCAGCGGGAGTTCCGCGCGGACGAGGGCGGCGCACAGCTGGTCAGCCCGCAGGCCATGGCTCGCGCGCTGGACCGCTTGCGTACGCAGGAAGGCAAGCCGAGCCTGCTGCCTTCCACCCTGCAGTCCTTTGGCATCCACGGGGGCCGCGGCCTCCTGGCCCTGTTCGCCAGCCATCCGCCGCTGGAGGTGCGCATCCAGCGGTTGGTGGACGCTGCGAACTCCCCCTCGCTCAGCCTGAACTGA
- a CDS encoding pyruvate kinase has product MVTQLWMEAVEGQPGVRKPLDGTAWHVPPRLGLDMPGVTLQLKPGQRVLLDDGKLEAVVEVVDASHATARVVRTFKERVKLRAEKGVNFPESALRACVLSRKDLEVLPGVLEFADVLARERTWWTPAGRWMRFCGRWSNTSSRSGTSSAP; this is encoded by the coding sequence ATGGTGACCCAGCTGTGGATGGAGGCCGTGGAAGGGCAACCCGGGGTGCGCAAGCCGCTCGACGGGACTGCGTGGCACGTCCCGCCCAGGCTTGGCCTGGACATGCCGGGCGTCACGCTGCAGCTCAAGCCGGGACAGCGCGTGCTCCTGGACGACGGCAAGCTGGAAGCGGTGGTCGAGGTGGTCGATGCGAGCCATGCGACCGCACGGGTGGTGAGGACGTTCAAGGAGCGCGTCAAGCTCCGGGCGGAGAAGGGCGTCAACTTCCCGGAGAGCGCCCTGCGCGCGTGCGTCCTCTCGCGCAAGGACCTGGAGGTGCTCCCGGGGGTGCTGGAGTTCGCGGATGTCCTGGCAAGGGAGCGCACGTGGTGGACGCCTGCCGGACGCTGGATGCGATTCTGCGGAAGATGGAGCAACACCAGTTCAAGAAGCGGAACCTCTTCCGCCCCCTGA
- a CDS encoding sigma-54-dependent transcriptional regulator, producing the protein MPVSPDDTPASLLHPERREPARQRRLAVLAACATPQPQPLSALAEALGDALLTGATLACEAGLCRLLPGDRLAPAGPATLDLAMNLLEVAEVRATCARLAPLAAAPDEALLLLLAADPLGEGRRRLEGANGRAASMREGVRHALDSPTARPLPAPWDFQPWGEQARWASALLATAAHVLVRMGHAESGQALVAWALGPEGLTGRVTGAHSFLAPTHLQFLLDAGHREAGVAFSREACLALDAPESTYARLMLTVLEGRVAMDAGDEKLARRLFTTVEVQARAAGLGDMLGLAKVAFATLARRAEQNTAAIQLGLGALELLCGEVPFESVALLGLGLAYSREGRHLEAQAALTRALPGLDIPFQQLSAYPQAIATDCFLGDLAEAERKLAALVALAADTPQARLAIGLGRAHLHCARGEWEAALSTLHNPSSPEETAQNHLYATPAGWLRVEALLALGRPAEAARVLDTLAQGLYLRDSATQPARLHLLDARVAFANGDTARARRALRRASARADGLRAQDLALRAQVLTLQLAEEGGTDAQRLSARQAALAEWRHLTEPLSQEALPRFRRAYDRPQLLALLGEAPVEDASAPHYMRGGSAAFRAALAQLRRVASSDASVLLFGETGVGKELAARAIHDLSRRSTGPFVAVNCAAINDELLLSDLFGHERGSFTGAVARQRGRFEQAHGGTLFLDEVADISPRGQAALLRALQERAFQRVGGTEEVRVDVRVVAASNRNLAKAVRAGEFRQDLFFRLNGIHVELPPLRERDEDVLLLATWFLQQAAQERGGRPKSFTPEAERLLRAHPWPGNVRELHNVVHAADVLSDTPAIGAGVLAPLLQRALECAEPRPAPAALTDLPALFRQHGGTLRDFLAEVQRQCIAQSLVENGGNVVATAASLRISRSRLTQVVLGNAELRRMSGRELDTPPAPPSRPSRARRA; encoded by the coding sequence GTGCCCGTTTCGCCCGATGACACGCCCGCCTCCCTGCTGCATCCCGAGCGACGCGAGCCCGCGCGCCAGCGCCGACTGGCCGTGCTGGCCGCCTGCGCGACGCCCCAGCCCCAACCCCTGAGCGCACTGGCCGAGGCGCTCGGCGACGCGCTCCTCACGGGCGCCACCCTCGCGTGCGAGGCGGGGCTGTGCCGGCTGCTGCCCGGAGACCGGCTCGCGCCCGCGGGCCCCGCGACGCTCGACCTGGCGATGAACCTGCTGGAGGTGGCCGAGGTGCGCGCCACCTGTGCCCGCCTCGCGCCGCTGGCCGCTGCTCCGGATGAAGCGCTGCTGCTGCTGCTCGCGGCGGATCCACTCGGTGAAGGAAGGCGGCGCCTGGAAGGTGCCAACGGGCGCGCGGCGTCCATGAGGGAGGGCGTGCGCCACGCGCTGGACTCGCCCACGGCGAGGCCCCTGCCCGCCCCCTGGGACTTCCAGCCGTGGGGTGAGCAGGCGCGCTGGGCGAGCGCGCTGCTGGCCACCGCCGCGCACGTGCTGGTGCGGATGGGCCACGCGGAGTCGGGCCAGGCGCTGGTGGCCTGGGCGCTCGGCCCCGAGGGACTCACCGGACGCGTGACGGGCGCGCACTCCTTCCTCGCGCCCACGCACCTCCAGTTCCTCCTGGACGCGGGCCACCGCGAGGCGGGCGTGGCCTTCTCGCGCGAGGCGTGCCTTGCCCTGGACGCGCCCGAGAGCACCTACGCGCGGCTGATGCTGACGGTGCTGGAGGGCCGCGTGGCCATGGACGCGGGCGACGAGAAGCTCGCGCGCCGGCTCTTCACCACCGTGGAGGTGCAGGCCCGCGCGGCCGGGCTGGGCGACATGCTGGGGCTCGCCAAGGTGGCCTTCGCCACGCTCGCGCGCCGCGCGGAGCAGAACACCGCGGCCATCCAGCTCGGGCTCGGCGCGCTGGAGCTGCTGTGCGGCGAGGTGCCCTTCGAGTCCGTGGCGCTGCTGGGGCTCGGGCTCGCGTACTCGCGCGAGGGGCGTCACCTGGAGGCCCAGGCAGCACTCACCCGCGCGCTGCCAGGACTGGACATTCCCTTCCAGCAGCTCAGCGCCTACCCGCAGGCCATCGCCACCGACTGCTTCCTAGGCGACCTGGCCGAGGCGGAGCGCAAGCTGGCGGCCCTCGTCGCGCTCGCGGCCGACACGCCGCAGGCCCGGCTCGCCATCGGCCTGGGCCGCGCCCACCTCCACTGCGCGCGCGGCGAGTGGGAGGCCGCGCTGTCCACGCTGCACAACCCGAGCAGCCCGGAGGAGACCGCGCAGAACCACCTCTACGCCACGCCCGCCGGCTGGCTGCGCGTGGAGGCGCTGCTCGCCCTGGGACGCCCGGCGGAGGCGGCGCGGGTGCTGGACACGCTGGCCCAGGGGCTCTACCTGCGTGACAGCGCCACGCAGCCCGCGCGGCTGCACCTGCTGGACGCGCGCGTGGCCTTCGCCAACGGGGACACGGCCCGGGCGCGCCGGGCCCTGCGCCGCGCCAGTGCCCGCGCCGATGGGCTCCGCGCGCAGGACCTCGCCCTGAGAGCCCAGGTGCTCACGCTCCAGCTCGCGGAGGAAGGAGGGACGGACGCGCAGCGGCTGAGCGCCCGCCAGGCCGCGCTCGCCGAGTGGCGCCACCTCACCGAGCCGCTCTCGCAGGAGGCCCTGCCACGCTTCCGGCGCGCGTACGACAGGCCCCAGCTCCTGGCGCTGCTGGGCGAGGCGCCCGTGGAGGACGCCTCGGCCCCTCATTATATGCGGGGTGGCTCGGCGGCCTTCCGCGCCGCCCTGGCGCAGCTGCGCCGGGTGGCCTCGTCGGACGCCAGCGTGCTGCTGTTCGGCGAGACGGGCGTGGGCAAGGAGCTGGCGGCGCGCGCCATCCACGACTTGTCCCGCCGCTCCACCGGGCCCTTCGTGGCGGTCAACTGCGCGGCCATCAATGACGAGCTGCTGCTGTCGGACCTCTTCGGCCACGAGCGCGGCTCCTTCACCGGCGCCGTGGCCCGCCAGCGCGGGCGCTTCGAGCAGGCCCACGGCGGCACCCTCTTCCTGGACGAGGTGGCGGACATCAGCCCGCGCGGACAGGCGGCCCTGCTGCGCGCGCTGCAGGAACGGGCCTTCCAACGGGTGGGCGGCACCGAGGAGGTGCGCGTGGACGTGCGCGTCGTCGCCGCGTCCAACCGCAACCTCGCCAAGGCGGTGCGCGCGGGCGAGTTCCGCCAGGACCTCTTCTTCCGCCTCAACGGCATCCACGTGGAGCTGCCCCCGCTGCGGGAGCGCGACGAGGACGTGCTGCTGCTGGCCACCTGGTTCCTCCAGCAGGCCGCCCAGGAGCGCGGAGGCCGGCCGAAGTCCTTCACTCCCGAGGCCGAGCGGCTGCTGCGTGCCCACCCGTGGCCCGGCAACGTGCGCGAGCTGCACAACGTGGTGCACGCGGCGGACGTGCTCTCGGACACGCCGGCGATTGGAGCGGGAGTGCTCGCCCCTCTGCTCCAGCGCGCGCTGGAGTGCGCCGAGCCGCGCCCCGCTCCGGCGGCGCTGACGGACCTGCCCGCGCTGTTCCGCCAGCATGGAGGCACGCTGCGGGACTTCCTGGCGGAGGTGCAGCGGCAGTGCATCGCGCAGAGCCTGGTGGAGAACGGTGGCAACGTCGTCGCCACCGCCGCCTCGCTGCGCATCTCCCGCTCGCGCCTCACCCAGGTGGTGCTGGGCAACGCGGAGCTGCGTCGCATGTCGGGCAGGGAGCTGGACACGCCCCCTGCCCCACCCTCCCGGCCATCCCGGGCCCGCCGCGCGTGA
- a CDS encoding SRPBCC domain-containing protein, translating into MKNRTTVERKSERETVVTRTFNGPAHIVFEAWTKPELFKKWWVPKSMGMTLVSCEMDVRTGGTYRLVFGQGMAFFGRYTEVTPHSRLVWTNEEGGDNGSVTTVTFEEKGGKTLLVVSELYPSKEALDAAGTGAADALVETFQQLDELLVTLGASVGRA; encoded by the coding sequence ATGAAGAACCGCACGACTGTGGAGCGGAAGTCCGAGCGTGAGACCGTCGTCACGCGAACTTTCAATGGTCCGGCACACATCGTGTTCGAGGCGTGGACAAAGCCCGAGCTGTTCAAGAAGTGGTGGGTGCCGAAGTCGATGGGAATGACCCTGGTTTCCTGCGAGATGGATGTTCGTACCGGGGGCACGTACCGTCTGGTGTTCGGCCAAGGGATGGCGTTCTTCGGTAGGTACACCGAAGTGACACCGCACTCGCGCCTCGTCTGGACCAATGAGGAAGGTGGTGACAATGGGTCCGTCACCACGGTGACCTTCGAGGAAAAAGGGGGCAAGACGCTGCTGGTCGTGAGCGAGCTCTACCCCTCGAAGGAAGCTCTCGACGCTGCCGGCACCGGGGCGGCGGATGCGCTGGTCGAGACGTTCCAGCAACTGGACGAGCTTCTCGTCACCCTGGGCGCGAGCGTAGGACGGGCATGA
- a CDS encoding Kelch repeat-containing protein, with the protein MKDPRRSELGAGVIDGKIYVAGGRLDNDFPLDLLEIYDPATDSWTPGPSMPAPRDHAGVAAVNGKLYVIGGYGPTTTATVFEFDPRSSTWSSKAPMVSPRAAFAVAVVGTKIHCIGGLPGDAHEAYDVSTDTWEMLPEMPRGREHLAAASIGTTIYVVGGRVAPFPYENYAALDAYDTVTRTWTQLPGMPTARGGLGAAALDGKLYAIGGEFPGVYAHVEEYDPTTQAWRRLKDMLTPRHGVAAVTVNEWIHVVGGGRKLGTAGTTANEAFKPD; encoded by the coding sequence ATGAAGGATCCTCGTCGCTCGGAGCTGGGCGCGGGAGTCATCGATGGGAAGATTTACGTGGCCGGCGGTAGATTAGACAACGACTTCCCGCTGGATCTCCTCGAGATCTATGATCCCGCTACGGACAGCTGGACGCCAGGGCCTTCGATGCCGGCCCCACGGGATCACGCGGGCGTCGCCGCAGTGAACGGTAAGCTGTATGTGATTGGCGGCTATGGCCCCACCACCACTGCGACGGTGTTCGAGTTCGATCCACGCTCATCCACCTGGTCTAGCAAAGCGCCGATGGTCTCGCCTCGCGCCGCATTCGCTGTCGCCGTGGTCGGAACCAAAATCCACTGCATTGGCGGTCTCCCGGGAGACGCCCACGAAGCCTACGACGTCTCAACGGATACCTGGGAGATGTTGCCCGAGATGCCTAGGGGCCGAGAGCACCTGGCGGCCGCGAGCATCGGCACGACGATCTATGTCGTCGGCGGTCGTGTCGCACCCTTTCCTTACGAAAACTACGCTGCCTTGGATGCGTATGACACCGTGACCAGGACCTGGACGCAGCTGCCCGGAATGCCCACCGCGCGCGGGGGGCTCGGCGCTGCGGCGCTGGACGGCAAGCTCTATGCGATAGGCGGCGAGTTCCCAGGCGTCTATGCCCATGTCGAGGAGTACGACCCAACCACCCAGGCCTGGCGAAGACTGAAGGACATGCTCACGCCGCGGCACGGCGTCGCCGCGGTCACGGTGAACGAGTGGATTCACGTGGTCGGAGGCGGTCGAAAGCTTGGCACTGCTGGCACGACTGCCAACGAAGCTTTCAAGCCGGACTAG